Part of the Anopheles gambiae chromosome 3, idAnoGambNW_F1_1, whole genome shotgun sequence genome is shown below.
CGAACCATTCAAATTTGCTATAGCTATAGCAGACTGATTGTCTTCGAAGACTTCTACAGGTAGATTATCTCGAAGGCTCAGCTCCTCGAATAGTTTGCATGTCCACAGTACCTCACAGATGCAGTCGGATAGAGCTGAACATTCTGCTTCAGTTGATGACAATGCTACCGTCCGCTGCTTTTTAGTGCTCCAAGCAGTAGTTGCCCCATAGACTTTAATTAAGCAACCTGAGGTGGAACGCCTATCCATCACATCTGTTGCCCAATTCGCATCTGCAAATCCAATTATTTGAGGACATGTAGGATCGCTTTTCTTGTAAATTAGCCCATAGTCAATTGTGCCCTTCAAGTAGCGAAGAATCCTTTTGGCATGTTTCCAATGTTCTTCCCCGGGATTACTCTGGAACTGACTGAAGTAAGAAACCGCAGCACTTATGTCAGGACGAGAAGTTATTGTCAAATAAGTGAGACAGCCGATCATCTCCCGGTACGGCTTGTTTAGGTTTTGATCGATTTCTGACTTTTTCAGCTGTAGGTTCGGTTCCATTAGAGTAGATATTGGGTTACACTCTTCCATTCCGAAACGCTTCAATACAGCATTGATGCATTTCTGCTGACTCAGTTTCATGATTCCATTCATTGGCTCTCTTTCAATGCACAGGCCTAAGAACATTTTAGCCTCATCTAGATCTTGcattttgaattgattgattaacATTTGTTTCACGGTTTTGATTTCCTGAAGGTTCTTTGCAATGATAAGCACGTCGTCAACATACAACAACACGTAGACAGGACCAAGTTTGCTTTCTCGTATATATAGACAGCTATCTTCCAAGCATTGACGAAAACCACAACGTGAAATGTGTTCATTGAAACTTTTATGTTCTTTAACACGTAAATAAACAATCCGAACACCAGGATAAAAAGTACTTAAAACACTATATTACAATAACAATGTACAACGCAATAAAACTTTACATACAAAAGACCTATACGCCCGCTAGTCCCTAATGCTCGCGCTCGCACCTCTTATCGCGGATGGCCTGCAGTGAAGTGTATGTCAACGGTCACCCCGAGGTCGTCGTCCCGACCTCGGTCCTCGGAAGGATCGCGATGGCTGCGCCCTTTAGCTGCACGTGGTTGTTGACAGCTCTAGCGTCTGAAAACCGTCGCACGTAGCGAGCGGCCCAGAGCACAATGTTGCGCAACTTTGATTCcgtccacaacatctccccctgtTAATATAGCTGGTACTGGTCCAACCAACGTGAGGGTCTTATATTTCTAGAAGACCTACGTGGTACTTGTACCAGCTGTTCTTCTTCCTTGTGGTCATCTAGTTCATCTGTTGGAGACTCTTCAGGTGATGTAGGTGAACAGGAAGTGTAGACTGAACCCGAAttggacgatgacgatggcgaGGACGCAGACGATGTGATAGCAGACTCAGGCGGTATTGTAGACGATGGTGGagtcgacgatgacgatggtgacAAACAACTCGGTGATGGAAGAGACGTTGTTGGAGCCAATGATAACGATAACGGTGGCGCCTGAACAGGTGATGGAGTGCACTGATCGTCAAGCAACGGTGGTGGCTCGTGCATTACATTCCATGAATCCAGAAATACATCCAGAGCTAAGGGTTTCGAAGAGCGGCTCTGCTGATGACGATTTCCGTTACGCCTACGCATTTGATTTACATGCCTTCGAAGTGTACGTTGATCACCGGTTACAACTTCATACATAACGTTGCCACATCTTCCGGTTATGACTGCTGGCTCCCATTTCCAAATGTTTCTGCTGTATGTCTTGACGTACACTAAATCTCCGCAGGACAACTCTCTCACCTTCTCAGGTACACTGTGTTTAAATGGATTTAAGGTAGGACGAAGCAGATCCAAAGTTGTTCGCATTTTACGACCTAACATGAGCTCAGCTGgtgatttcttttcttctgtgGACGGATTTGGAGTCGATCGATAGGTTTGTAAAAATATGTCCAATGCCTCCGGAAGTGATGTATCTTCTGCACTAATCTTTTTCATCGATCTCTTGAACGTGTCTACAAACCTCTCAGCCTGGCCATTTGACTGAGGATGAAATGGTGCTGTTCTCAGATGTTCTATGCCATTGTGAGCGCAAAAATCAGCAAAAATCTCGCTAGTAAACTGCGTGCCATTGTCACTTACAAGCGTGACTGGATTTCCAAAACGTGAAAATATTCCTCGTAGAATTGCTATAGTCGCCGATGCCGTAATGCTTGATGTTTTTACAATCTCTGGCCATTTTGAGTATGCATCCACGACAATTAAAAAATAGTCCCCTTCCAGAGGGCCAGCGTAATCGATATGCACACGCTGCCATGGTGATGAAAGTTTAGGCCAAGGAATAGGAGTTGAATGAGCAGGTGACTTTGAAACAGCTTGACACCTCTCACAAGAGGCTACGCATTCGCTTATGTCTTTATCGATGGATGGCCAATATACGTAGCTACGAGCTAACGATTTCATTCTTTGAATGCCAGGATGGCCACGATGGAACTGTCCTAGGCATCGTTCCTGAAGGCTGTTTGGAATTATGACTCTCTCGCCAAATAATAAACACTCATCCACTGCTGATAACGCTTCCCTTCTTGCATAAAAACTTGCTAATTCTCCTGTATAAATAGTATTATGTGGCCAACCGTTTTGTGTAAAATGTAGTACCTTTGATAAAATTGAATCTTTTCCCGTTTGTTTGGCTACTTCCGTAAAATTGATTGGTAGGGATGAGATGTTGCTGATGACTACTGATTTTACATCCTTCTCTAGCTCCAAATTGGCGATTATATAGTCTTCATCTGGCTTGCTGTGCTCGCTTATCAATCTTGATAGGATGTCGGCATTTCCAAATTTCTCCGTGGTTACATATTCGATTTCAAAATCGTACATTAAAAGCGTAAGGGCAAAACGCTGTAACCTGTTTGCAGTGTAAACAGGAATACCTTTCTTGTTTCCAAATATTCTTAGCAGAGGCCTGTGATCTGTCTGAAGACGGAAATGCCGACCAAATATCATCTTATGAAATTTGGTCACTGCGAAAATGATAGCTAGCCCTTCCCGGTCGATTTGACTGTATCTTTGCTCGGCTTTTGTAAGAGATCGTGATGCATGTTGTACAACCTTCATACTGCCATCAGAAAATTTGTGACTTAGAGTTGCTCCCAGACCAACGGAAGACGCATCAGCTGATACCACTATCTCAAGTCGCGGATCATAGTGGGTTAATAATAGGTTTGAAGACAATACTGacttgaatttttcaaaaactttcTGGCATTCTGCAGTCCACGCAAATTCTCTCCCTTCTTTTAGTGCATCCAGTGGGTACCGCAAATTTCGTAGATTTGGAATAAAGCGCCCATAATAATTGATTGCTCCGAGGAATGACCTTACTTCACTGACATCTGATGGTGCTGGCAAATTGGTTATaactttaactttttttttttttttttttttacactcactgaataggttttttttttaattattaaacaatttcACTGCACTGCGCGTTTTTTTTCAGTTAGAGAAggagcagttttttttcttttttttttacaacgcAGGTTCTACACACTGATGAGGAAAATACTtctcgtcgccacttttatGTTCTTTAACACGTAAATAAACAATCCGAACACCAGGATAAAAAGTACTTAAAACACTATATTACAATAACAATGTACAACGCAATAAAACTTTACATACAAAAGACCTATACGCCCGCTAGTCCCTAATGCTCGCGCTCGCACCTCTTACCGCGGATGGCCTGCAGTGAAGTGTATGTCAACGGTCACCCCGAGGTCGTCGTCCCGACCTCGGTCCTGGGAAGGATCGCGATGGCTGCGCCCTTTAGCTGCACGTGGTTGTTGACAGCTCTAGCGTCTGAAAACCGTCGCACGTAGCGAGCGGCCCAGAGCACAATGTTGCGCAACTTTGATTCCGTCCACAACAGAAACATTCATTCCACGCCTTAGATGCTTGCTTTAGACCGTAAATGGATTTGTTGAGTCGACATACTTTATCCCCCTCCTCAAATCCTTTAGGTTGGCGCATGTAAATTTCTTCTTTCAATGTTCCGTTGAGAAAGGCAGATGTTACATCCATTTGATGAACAGCATAATCAAATTGGTTTGCTATAGCAAGCATTGAGCGTACAGTCGACATTTTTACTACAGGTGCATAATTTTCCGAAAAGTCGAAACCATATCGCTGTGTGAAACCTTTGGCGACTAAACGTGCCTTTCGTTTTTCCACGGTTCCATCCGGTCCAAATTTGAGACGAAAAACCCATTTACAATCCACTGGTTTGCGTCCGATTGGTAGGTCCACCAATTCCCACGTGttactttcagcaagcgatTCCAGCTCTTTATCGATAGCTAGTTTCCATTCAGGCCAATCTGATAGCTTTTTCAACTCATCAATACTGTCTGgaatattttcaacaaaattttCAGCATTCAATGCATAggcaaaacacaaataatcgTCCAATTTTGCAGGAGGCTTACAAACTCGACCACTGCGTCGAGGAAGATCGCTTTCTTCCTCTTCAAGAGGATCTTGGTTTACgttgaatgaattattttctgCATCATCAAATGTATCTTCTCCCGTATCGATTTCTACTGGTAAGAACGGCAATGTTTGCTGAAATTCTACGTCACTTTCAGCGGAATCAATGTCATTTGCGATTGGCATAACCGAGGGTCGTTGAATGGATTCCATTACATTTTCAGCATGATTGGAGGCAGCCAAGGGGGTGTAAGGTCCAAGTAACTGACCATGATGGAGATTGACATTCTGATCTTGGGTATTATTGGCTTCATTGCTCATATGCCGCTGTTTAATTGATATTTCTTCGATAACAACATCTCTGGCGATAAATATTTGCTTACCATCCCATAAGCGATAACCACCACCGCCATAGCCAACAAAGTGACTGGTTTTGCTGCGAGGTTCCAGTTTGCTACGTTTTTCTTTCGGGATGTGGCAATAAGCTTTGCTTCCAAAAATACGAAATCGTGATACATCCGGCTTATGCCCATACCAGAGTTCATACGGCGTTTTATCGGAATTCAGTGCTGCTGTGGGGCTTCGATTCAGGAGATAAACGGCCGTCAGAACCGCCTCGTTCCACATGTTTTTCTTCAGATTTGAGTCAGCTATCATAGCTCTGGCTTTGTCAAGAATAGTACGGTTGAATCTTTCGCTGACCCCATTTTGCTGGGGAGTATAAGGCACAGTAAATTCCATTTGTATGCCCTTCATACGGCAAAATTCCATAAATCTGTTACCCACATACTCTCCTCCGTTGTCACAACGTAAACGGCTAATAGTGCTGTCGAAATGAGCTTCTGCCATGGCAATATATGTTTGAAAACACTCTAATACATCGCTTTTCGCGCAGATGAAATAAACTACACAGAAATGTGTGAAATCATCCATAAATGTTACAAAATAACGTTTTCCGTTCCATGAGGTTGGGTTCATATAACCACACACATCGCTATGTATCAATTCAAGCGGTCGGGAACTACGCGGCAGTTTATGCTCCTGGAAAGGTTGGCGCGTCTGTTTACCTTCCATGCAAGGACCGCATATACTACCCAGTCCATCTGTTGTGTTAATAGCTTCTTTCTTCAGTGCCAATCCTCTGACCATTTCGTCAGAAATGACCTTCATTAAACCATACTTGCCTATGTGTCCGTATCTTCTATGCCATAGCTGAGCATCATCCATTGCATTCTGCGATACTAGCGCTATTGAATTATTTGGTTTCATAACCTCAACATCTAATTCATATAGACGGTTTAATCGGCTTCCCGTGCATAATTCATGCCCATCGCGCTTAATAACCGCAacatttttcgaaaaaattaCTTCCATTCCAAGCTGTCCAACGCGAGGAATCGAAAAGAGATTATATTTCAAATTGGGGACATATAGAACATCGTCAACAACATAATGCATCTGACGATCGCCGATTTTTGCTAGTATGTCCACTTTTCCTTTACAGTTGCTCTGTATGATTTCACCCGATGCGACCTTAATCATAGTCGGCTCATGAAGTGTTTTGACGTCTCGAAGAAATTCACAAGAATTGATCATATGATCGGAAGCGCCAGAATTTAGGATCCATTTGAAACCATTTCTATCGCATTTCTTTGATAGATTTTTGGAATCACTACATAAGAAAGTGACAGCTGTTTCACTTACAttcgctctttcgctctcgttGTCAAACGACCTTCTATTGTTTTGCATCGCAGCAGTTCTTTCTTGCAATAGAGGACAATCAACTCGTCTGTGCCCAaactttttacaataaaaacacTTCATCTTCGGTTTGGCACCTGTTCCAGCAAACGCCATGGAATTCATGCTGTCTCTCATTTCTTCAATATTCTCACGTTTCATACTTTCACTTAGAAGACGTGCCTTGACAAAGTCGAGCGTGCATTGCTCCGGTGCCAGCGTTTCCAGAACTGTTACAAGCTGACCATACGAGTTCGGCATTGTTTGTAGCAAATAAAATACGATCAAGCTTTCTTGCAGCTTTATGCCAGCAGCTTCCAGATCCCGCACCATCCGCTCGAACTCGAGTAAGTGCACCTGGAGAGAACCGGACTCCAAAAACTTCATCGCTGAAAGCTTTTTCAGAAGATAGAACTGTCCCGAGATGCCCTTTCGGGCAAACGTGTTTTCAAGCgttgtccaaatctgacgcgGGGTTTGCTTACCCTTAATGTACTCAAGCTGGGAATCCGCGATGTTTCGCACCAGTACCGATTTACATTTCACGTCTCTCTTCTTTCTATCTTGCAGTTTAATCTCCTTAGCCAGCCGTACTGCATCCGAATCAGTCACCAAAACCTGATAATCTTCTACCTTTTCCGCTTCCTCACGAACACAATCTAAAAGATCCAGCTCCTCCAGGAGCACTTCCATTCGGAAGCTCCAATTGTTGAAGTTCGCACCATCAAAAAGATATACCTTCTTTTCCTCGTCCATTCTACTTTCTCCGAAAAAGCTTAGAACAGCtacaacaagaaagaaaaattaatCGCTTATACGTGATTTGGGTTAtcctgggcccataacctaaaAGCAGAGCTAAAGGAAAATGTGATATGCGGAGCAAAGTAAATACACGTGCGTTCGGTTCAGTTAACAAAAGCAAAGAGAAATATATTCTGTCAGATTGACATATTGGTGTATGGTGTCATTTGTTGTGCAGGGTTCTTCGGTGTACAACTACGTCGTTCTATGTTTGTCCATTAACAAAAACTGTgtggaaaccaaaacacgctcgcggCTCTGCGTAATTCCgtgtatttccaaccgtctccccctgcttctacatgcccctcgtctgaaagtcgcacactttttaattctctttgctagtaggataatcattaaaatacagtagaacgtcgattatccgggggcggattaaccggcgggcggcttaaccgtgcgcataaatgtgacagctgtttaaacgtacagcgaacatttgctgcgatagtcaagtgggcaatCAGATTTTTGTGTAGCTCTGAGGTGTCTaagggtattttcgaaattcatttttgttcatgaacagttgttaaacctgtagtgattgattaaaataatatttaaatcacgattaatcgatttattcaagttggattaatcataaaactaatcaaaaaactagtaaaataataatttttttatgaaaatgacatttcttggaagattatccgtgcaaatcgattaaccggcaaccgtccggtcccgagctgcccggataatcgacgttctactgtacaggcggtccccgagatacacggttaatggggaccgaaaacggccgcaaaatacaggcggtccccgagatacacggtacctcttatacgcggattcggagatacgcggttttctaaatttgacaattctttgagcaaattgtactgatttaacacatcaattgcaaattgccaaataatttccgttttgatcgaatgttaaaatctatttcaaaaggtttaaaacagttatattcagtcagaatcatatcaaataattcgtaaagtgactaaaaccgccccctacttgcaaaattacacgaaaatttgtgatatttcagctggaaatcacgagattcgacttacgcggaaattcgagatacgtggtattttgcggccgttttcggtccccattaaccgtgtatctcggggaccgcctgtaccgcgtatctcgaatttccgcgtaagtcgaatctcgtgatttttagctaaaatatcactaatttttgtgtaattttgcaactagggggcggttttagtcactttacgaattatttgatatgattctgactgaatataacagttttaaaccttttgaaatagtttttaacattcgatcgaaacggaaattatttggcaatttacaattgatgtgtcaattcagtacaatttgctcaaagaactgtcaaatttagaaaaccgcgtatctccgaatccgcgtataagaggtaccgtgtatctcggggaccgcctgtaattgattaaatttaaattgttgcgttctcaacagtgctcctgccgaaatctgccaatataatctggccacactggaccgcagggcaaaagctcactcgaaaggtcaataaccgcaaggtgtatggatattaggaggtgaagtgcttcagagcaaattgacatttcacgacttgacataacaatactgggggctccggtagggtaactgtaccagttttcggcaggctagtgcagcagtttcacaaaaattgctcacacatcaatatttttcattatttttcttgaaaatgttgttattctggttgataaactatcatggtatgttacaatattttttatttgccggttcaaagccctttttcataaatattcgtgaaaatgcaaacattgattttgctcctattttcggcagtttggtcctattttcggcaggctgtgttcctattttcggcagcgcgaatacgggtcagaaaatgtttgtatcaatgtgaatatgtacaaaaaaatgtttaaagcaatttaacactcttactttcctaagattggtgttaaaaagcagtttaattattaattttatgttgcttattttggcccgttttgacagccattttgatgcgacgtttaaacagagcagccattgacagtttgatggttataGCGTACGGTGCGAACTGGCTTACAAATATTCATTTTTCTCTTAAGTTAGAGCATTGtttgtcgtaaaattggtgatatttggtacaagaaaggtcatattatgtgtcgacatacgcattgtagtgttctgatcaattttaaaaggaatattcagccaaattcaaagtgtgttattgttccgagtttcggcaggagcccacaacaatgagctgtcaaaaatgaacatttactgtgtacctattttcggcagcatttaaagtgaaaaataacctgtttatcgtgattttaaaattccgaacaagttagaataaattaaataagcataaaatctttGATAAACAccactttttcatttttttactgttctgattctcttaatcacaaaacctgccgaacgattggctgacagcaaagctgccgaaaaaaagcacaatttatttgatattttggaaaatacgaaatgaaatggtgtgaaacttcgtatgtgaatatcaaataagtacactttcactacaaaattgtattttgtgaaattttttaccgcatttgtgcagaatttcacgtttttagctaccctgccgaaaataggtacactgccgaaaactggtacagttaccctattaAAATTGGGGAAGGCtagaggggggtatagaaaattgtatgcgatttgacataacaatactcaatgatggcgcccggaaaacgcgctaacaattcacctccttaataaacacaccttgaaTAACCGTcacaaaacgtcaaaaacgaccgtcgccagcgcctcgaaatcgttgcgagtttcgctcgctggcgacgtcggtttgcagtacatgcgacgccggttttgacgttttgcgacggttttgcgacggtggccgccaaaagCTCGCCTGCCCTGTGGgcaaagtgaccagaaataccgatgtaTAGATATGTACATGAGGCACACCTGCCCTTGGCTGGGGAATTGCCTACGTTCTTCACGTCGGTGCACTGTAAGATTGCACGCATACATGTACGCCATCCACACAGTCACAGTTACCATCCTCGTCGAGTGACACATTAGGATTGTGATAGTGGATGTGAACATCATTAGATGCGTGCGCGGCTGATCCTAACACACTAACGGCGGGTCAGTTGCAAATCAGAGGTACTTGTGTTCGGATCattacaacaataaaaattgcTATCGCTTTATCCATAACTGGCGCAGCCGTTCGGGCCATTCCtaagtgcgttttttttcttcttcacttgAAGTGATTAGTGCAGTGTCCTGCCGTTTATTTTGTGGCATCATCCGGTTTTTACCATCTCCCGATACGTGGACGATTTGTGGTGGTACCCaggtaaatagaaaaaaaaaacaaaacacttagcGGATTTTAATCCAGAGAATTGGCACCGTACCTATTTCCCATTTGAGGTAAGCTGTTTTGTTAAACGCTTATGCCTAGATTTAATCCTTTGCCAAAAGTGAAAGCTCTTTCGTGTGATAGAAAAATGAACCAAGTCGATTTGCAAACTCTCATAGGGAATTTTGCAGCCATGGAAGAACGTTTAACCGTGCTTCAAGAACAAAATGACGAACTTTCTCAAatactgcagcagcagcaacaacaacacaatagTTTTGTTCCTACCGAACCTTCGGTTAGATTCCAAAATGATATGTTTAGGATACCAGATCCTTTGAAAACCATCCCAACGTTTGATGGTAATAAGAAACATTTAATATCATGGATTGCCACTGcgcaaaaaatattaaatatgtttaaacCAATCGTCTCCGTGCAAGTTTACGAAATGTATGTTCAGGccgtaataaataaaatagaagGCAAGGCACGCGACACTCTTTGTGTTAACGGCAATCCGACCACATTTGAAGAGATTGTCGAAATTTTGACAAATTCGTTTGGCGACAAGAGAGACATGGCTACTTATCAAACGCAGCTTTGGACCATGAAGATGGATGAATCCATACATGTGTACTATAAGCGAACAAAAGAGATTGCACATAATATGAAAGCGTTAGCGAAACAAAAAGATTTGTATCGCAACAGTTGGCAAGCGATTAACGATTTTATAGACCAGGAGTGTTTGGCAGCATTCATAAAGGGGCTCAGTAAGCAATACTTTGGATATGTGCAAGCTGCGAAACCAGAAGATTTAGAAACAGCCTACTCGTTTTTGTGCAAGTTCCAGAATTcagaacaaacgaaaaaaataactGAAAATTCTAATGCGTTCAATAAGAGCAAACCTACACCTTTTGTTCCGAAAACGGGTAATTCCAATCATCCTAGCAGTGGTAGTGTAAAGAATACTTTTTCGCACAAGCAAAAACCCATACCAATGGAGATCGATCAGTCAATGCGATCACGCGATAAAATATTCGCACACACTGCTGAGGACGGTGATAGTGATTGCGATAACGAAGAGAACGAGTTAGAGTCGGCAAATTTTCAAATGGCTTCCGTGCAATTAGATCCGAGGTAAATGCTATAAATGGTTTGCCTTACGTTTCATTACAAATAGGAAATAAAATTGCTAAAATTTTAGTTGACAGCGGGTCCaataaaaatttcatttcacctGAAATGGTGAGTGATTCTGCAATCCATAAATGTAACACAGTTACAATAACAAACACCATTGGCAAGCACAAGACGAACAAAAAATTCACTTGTAATATTTTTGATACAGACACAAAATTCTACCTTTATAAATTCCATGATTATTTTGATGGCATATTAGGGTACGAAAGCTTATCAAAATTAGAAGCAATTCTAGAttgcaaaaacaacaagctgATCTTCCCCAATACAACGATAGATTTGTGTATCCGAAAAATGGGTCGCGATAAGCAGACagttcacgcacacactgtaAGGCATATTAAAGTTCCTGTTGCCCAATACAATGGAAGCGTATTTTTGCCAAGAGATATTAGGATTAGTGATGTGGTCATACCTTCTGGTTTGTATGAAGCTGAAAATGGATACATCACAGCTCTTGCTAGTAATTTTGGACAAAAAGCTGAATTTTATTGGACCAAACCAGCTACTACTTTAGCAGTGGAAGCAACTGTTGAGGTTAATAACATGGAAATATTTTCAGAAACAATGTCAGATTCGGATCTAGAAAAAATTATTAGAATTGATCATTTAAATTCTGAAGAAAAGACcgatttattaaaaatattgcacaaaCATATCTCCGTTATACACACAACGGGTCATAAACTTTCATGTACTAGCAACGTAAAACACAGAATAGATACTACAGATGAAATTCCGGTCCATAGTAAATCGTACAGATACCCTCACATACACAAACCAGAGGTAGATAAACAAATTAACGAAATGCTTGTGGACGGTATAATTCAGCATTCTTTGTCACCGTGGACATCACCAATTTgggttgtgccaaaaaaaccTGATTGTACTGGTAAAAAGAGATGGAGAATCGTAGTTG
Proteins encoded:
- the LOC133393223 gene encoding uncharacterized protein K02A2.6-like yields the protein MKVVQHASRSLTKAEQRYSQIDREGLAIIFAVTKFHKMIFGRHFRLQTDHRPLLRIFGNKKGIPVYTANRLQRFALTLLMYDFEIEYVTTEKFGNADILSRLISEHSKPDEDYIIANLELEKDVKSVVISNISSLPINFTEVAKQTGKDSILSKVLHFTQNGWPHNTIYTGELASFYARREALSAVDECLLFGERVIIPNSLQERCLGQFHRGHPGIQRMKSLARSYVYWPSIDKDISECVASCERCQAVSKSPAHSTPIPWPKLSSPWQRVHIDYAGPLEGDYFLIVVDAYSKWPEIVKTSSITASATIAILRGIFSRFGNPVTLVSDNGTQFTSEIFADFCAHNGIEHLRTAPFHPQSNGQAERFVDTFKRSMKKISAEDTSLPEALDIFLQTYRSTPNPSTEEKKSPAELMLGRKMRTTLDLLRPTLNPFKHSVPEKVRELSCGDLVYVKTYSRNIWKWEPAVITGRCGNVMYEVVTGDQRTLRRHVNQMRRRNGNRHQQSRSSKPLALDVFLDSWNVMHEPPPLLDDQCTPSPVQAPPLSLSLAPTTSLPSPSCLSPSSSSTPPSSTIPPESAITSSASSPSSSSNSGSVYTSCSPTSPEESPTDELDDHKEEEQLVQVPRRSSRNIRPSRWLDQYQLY